The Natronogracilivirga saccharolytica region GACATGCTGGATGGCAACGAGCTGGAGGAGCTGAACAGACTCCTGGAAAAGATCCGCAGCCAACTCACTTGATTTGACCATTTCCGTACAACGTTTTTCGGAGAAAACATGAGCAACAGACTGACAGAAGAGGAAATTAAGAAGCAAGAGGACTTCAATGCGGAAATTATGCCGCATATTGATGCTACATACAATTATGCGCTGCGCCTGACGACGGATCCGAACGATGCTGAAGATCTCCTTCAGGACAGTATTGTAAAGGCATTCCGCTTTTTCAACAGTTTCCAAAAAGGCACCAATGCCCGCGCCTGGCTATATCGCATTGTCAAAAATTCCTACATCAACAACTACCGGAAGGCTTCACGTCAGCCGCCGAAGGTTGATTATGACGAAGTTGCCACTTATTACGAGACCATCCGCAGTGAACAGAGTGATACGACCGACCTCCAGGCCAGGTTTTACCGCAGTGAATATGACGATGATTTTAAAAAAGCACTGGACGAGCTTCCGGAAGATTTCAGAACCCCCCTGCTGCTTTGTGATGTAGAAGATTTCACCTACGAAGAAATTGCAAACATGCTTGATGTCCCCATTGGCACAGTGCGGTCCCGACTCCACCGCGGTCGCAGCCTGTTGAAGGAAAAAATCAAGGATATCGCAAAGAAAAGAGGGTACCTCAAGAATTAGGAAGCACTGATCTTGAATGGTGCATTCTGCTGCCACCATTTCTCCGCTTTGAGCAGCAAAGCTATGCTTTTTCCGTCAGTGATATCACCGGCGTGAACCGCATTGACAGCCTGGTAAAAAGGTACACGCACCGGCGCAAGAAATTCATCGGCATCAACGTGATTTGCCGAAAGCTCCAGGTCCCATGCCAGATAGAGATAAATCACTTCATTGGTATAACCGATACAGGGATGAAATGCTCCCAGCGAAACCCATTGCCCTGCAGAAACGCCGGACTCCTCGTGCAGCTCTCTTCTGGCAGTTACAAACGGATCTTCCCCGCTGTCAATCTTTCCGGCCGGTACCTCCAGAAAATCCTGCTTCAAAGGATAACGGTACTGCCGCACCAGCTGCACATCCCCATTTTGAAAAACTGGTAAAATGGCCGCCGCACCGGGATGATCGATCCACTCCCTGCCAGACTGTTTGCCGTCCGGCAGAAGAACCTGATCCTTGTAGACATGCAGCAACGTTCCGGAAAAAATCTTATCTGACTTGATGGTTTTCTCAAAAAGCGAATTGTCACTTTCTTTCGCGTTCATGCTTTAAATTTATATTTTAGGTTCACGGGTATGTTCGGGGTCAATTAAAGTACGACGATACACCCGATTAAGTAAAGTTTTATTAACTATGTCCTCGATGACGGGATATGCAACGAGCACAGTGAGAAATCCGGAGACAGCGTGACTGAGACCAGAAACATTGACGGGAAAATCATCCCGGTAAAAGATGAAGTTTTTACCATAGCCAACGCTATCTCACTGTCGCGGGCGCTGATCGCCATACCCATACTGTTTCTTCACCATGCCTCCGGTAAAGAAGCAAACTGGCTTATCGTGGCGATTATCGCCTATGCCTTCATTTCGGACTATCTGGACGGTTACTTTGCTCGCAAATTCAACCAGGTGACCGAGTTTGGCAAGGTCGCTGATCCTCTTGCTGACAAGATATGCGGCATCATCCTCTTTTTATACGGTGTGATCATCGATATAATCCCTGTTTTTTTTGTTGTCATTCTTCTTCTACGAGACGGGCTCATCCTGGTCGGGTCACTCATGATCAAGCGAAAAAGAGGCAAGTATGCGATGTCGGTGATGTCTGGAAAGGTGGCCGTCAATGTCCTGGCCATATACTGGATTGTAGCCTTCTTTTTTCCTGAAAGAGAAGAAACCATAGCATTTTTAATGTGGCTGAGTGTTATTTTGCTTATCTACTCTCTGGGCTCCTACGTTCATCGATATGTCATGATTCAGAAAAAAGGAGCCGAGTTTAACTGATTACCGAACAGATTCGGTTCTCCTTCATTTTCACAATTATTCTGATTCAAAATTAATTTACTGATTGACTATGGGCCTGTTTGACAAACTGGGTTTTGGAAAAAAAGAAGAAAAGCTTCAGGAAGGACTGGAAAAAACACGCAGTGGATTCCTTGACAAAATCAGCAAAACACTTGTCGGAAAGGACAAGGTGGATGATGAGGTGCTTGATGATCTTGAAGAGGTTCTGATCACATCTGATGTAGGTGTTAAAACAACTCTTGAGGTAATCCGCCGCATCGAAGAAAGAGTTGCAAGAGACAAATATGTAAGCAGTTCGGAACTCCAGAATATCCTTCGGGAAGAAATAACCGACCTTCTGATTGAAAATGAACCCGGCCGCCCGGCTGAATTTGATGCCGATCTTTCCAATAAACCCCACGTAATTATGGTCGTGGGAGTTAACGGGGTCGGAAAAACGACGACCATCGGAAAGTTGTCACACATGTACAAAGAGGCGGGTAAAAACGTCATGCTCGGTGCAGGTGACACCTTCCGTGCAGGTGCAGTTGAGCAACTGAAGATCTGGAGTGAACGCGCCGGAGTTACCTTGATTCAGCAGGGGCAGGGAGCCGATCCGGCCGCAGTTGCCTTTGACACCGTTGCCTCAGCAAAATCGAAAGGAGCCGATGTTGTTTTGGTGGACACTGCCGGGAGACTCCACAACCGCAAGGCGCTTATGTCCGAACTTGGAAAAATAAAGCGGGTTATGGGCAAGGTGGTGGAAGGTGCTCCGCATGAAGTCCTGCTGGTACTGGATGCATCAACCGGACAAAACGCAATGCAGCAGGCAAAAGCATTTACCGAGGTGGTTGATGTTACCGGACTGGCATTGACAAAACTTGACGGCACGGCAAAAGGCGGAATCGTCATCGGCATTTCCCACGAAATGTCTGTGCCCGTCAAGTATATCGGAGTTGGTGAGAAAATTGAAGACTTGCAGGTTTTTGAGCGTGCCGGTTTCGTCAATGCACTCTTTAGCAGGCAGTCTAAAGATAACTGATGAATCAGCGTGACCTCATGGAAGGTATATCCGGCCTTTCATTTTTCATTCTCGGTATGTCACCGTCTTGTGCCATATTCCGCACAAATTCGTAAATAAATCCCGCCCGTTCATTTAACTGCGTCCAGCTGATCCGTTCAGCAGTATCAGACGGTCTGTGATAATGGTCGTGAAGTCCGGAGAAAAAGAACACAAACGGAATCCCTCTTTCACCAAAAGCCCACTGATCACTTCTTCTGTAAAGCATTTTGGGATGTGAAGGATCATTGTAATGTTCATCCAGTTTGATTTGTTGCTGATCTCCTGACTGATTGGTCTCTTCAAGCATTCTTTGAAGTTCCCGGGATACCATTCCCCCGCCTATAACATAGACATAGGGCTCGTCCGGATTGCCGGCATGGCGCTCATCGACAGCTCCAACCATGTCCACATTAATGCTGGTTATGGTATTATCAAGATCATAAATCGGATTTTCGGCATAATAACGGGCTCCGAACAGCCCCCACTCCTCAGCCGCGGCATGAAGAAAGATCAATGTGCGGTCATGCGGATTGCCTGCGTGTGAAGAAGCCGCTAATGTTCTTGCCAGCTCCATGATTACCGCAGTTCCGCTGGCATTGTCATCTGCGCCGCTGTAAACGATATCATTTCGGTCATCAGGCTCCCCAAGACCGAGATGGTCGTAATGTGCTGAAATAATTACGGCATCATCACTCGCATCCTCATCATGCCCAGGCAGTACAGCAATGATATTCTCCTCTTCGATTTCTCTTCTGTTTATTTCAGGATGATTTCTGAAAATGTGTCCGGTCATCTCAGCTTCGGCGGTTGTTTCTGGTTCTTTCCAGTAAGCTCGGAGACTGTCAAGCTGCTGCCTGTTATCCAGACCGAGAATATCTTTTGCCACCCCCGGGTGTACAGAAACAGCCGTGCCGGCCGGACGCTCTGCATGACGAAATCTTTGCTCCGGTTTTCTGATGGCCAGCGGTCTGGGAAGCTGCTGTTTCATGGTTTCATACAAAACTTCCCATTTTTCAATGCTTTTTTCGGATATAAACATGACACCGGCAGCACCATGACGATTTACCATTTTTGAGACCATATCGGAACGGGACATGAACTCATCAGAGTCATTACGTTTAAGGCCTGACCCGGACGGCTCAAACATCAAAACCCATTTATCCCTGAAACCGGCATCTGAATCATCCGCGATACGATAGGAGTGATCACCGGGACCGAATCCTGCAAATACAACCGGTGATTTTACATTCTCAGAGCCGCCATGCAGCGGGAAAAAAAGCCCCGGTTCATTATTCGATGAGACGCTTTCAGCAATTCGCGATTGATACACAGCCGGAGTGTCCGGGTCTTCATTGATATACAGTGAATATTTCACATCCTCCCACATTTTACTTTCAAGAGTAAACGTTTGGCGGTGAAGCTCAAATCCTTCAAGTCCGGAAAACGTGTCCCTGCTATAGAAGTCAACCAGGTACCGGGATGCCAGTCTGGCGCCTTCCTGAGCTGTACCTCTCCCCTTTAGAGAATCCTGGGCCAGCACATTCAGATGATACTTTAATTGTGAAAGCGAGATGCTATCTTCTGACGATGCGGGTTCGTTGCCGTGCTCCTGCAAGGTGGAAAAAGCCGGATTTTGCAAAAAAAGCAAAAGCAGAATGGATAATAATCCGGTACAGAATCTGCTGCCTGCAGCTGGGTTTACATATGGAAGCATAGCCGTTACACGGTGAAATGAAGGTGACAGGTAATTTTTTCTGTAACTATGAGATTTATAAATGCGAAAAGAGTTTATTTCAGAAACAGAGGAAATTCCAATTGTTATGCGGACCTGGCAGGCCCCTGCAGCTCGTCGGGTGAAGGGAGCTCAAGATAAAACTCCGTCAGGGACTCTGTTATATAAAGCTTAAGCTGGCTTTCCTTAAGGAGTTCAAGTATCGCCAGAAAGGTAACAACAACATAAATCCTGGAAGTCATTCCGGCGCAAAGTTGTTTAAAAGACGATTTCCCATGTTTGCGCAGTTGTGAGATCACATAATCAGATTGTGTTTCAATATCGGTCTCGAACCGCTGTACATCATGATAATGCTCTGTGGTTACCGATTTCATGACGTTTTTAAACGCAGCCATGATGTCAATAAGGGAAACATCACGCAGAGCCTCGCCCTTTTGTTCGGCCTCAACATGGTCAGGTTCCGTAAAGCCGCGGTTATATGAGAATCTGGCTTTTTTGTCCAGATCATACATGTCCTCTGCAACTTCCTTGTAGCGCTTGTATTCGAGAAGTGCCTGGACAAGTTCATAACGTGGATCCTCCTCGCCGAATTCGTCTTCCTCTCCCTCCGGTTCGGGAAGCATCATTTTGGCTTTGATAGCCATCAGTGTACTGGCCATGTATATAAACTCACTTGCGACACCAAGGTCCAGCTCATCAAGAAACCTGATGTAGTCCAGAAACTGCTCGGTAATATAGGATATGGGGATGTCGTATATGTCCAGCTCATCCCGCTTTATAAAAAAAAGAAGCAGATCGAGCGGCCCTTCAAAATTTTGCAGCTGCACACGGTACATAGATACAGGTTTAAATCATCTGATTTTACGGAAAAATGTGCGAAAATTATCCAAAACGTGCTGTCATATTGAATATATTCAGGTATTGATGTTTATTGAATCAGCAGCATCAGAATATCATACTATCGGACGGCCTGATGTTTTCGATGGATTTACAAACGCAGCTATCGGTTATAATTTATGGATTACACAAAACTAGTGACAGCAATAAAAAAAGGATCCGGGGACGAGTTCCGGGTGCTTTATACCGATACGTTCAAAATACTCTGCTCCTACCTCCGAAGCACCATGAGGGCAGATCATCAGGATGCCGAAGACTGTGCACAGCATGCCATAATGAATGCCGTTGAACGCATACAAAGTAACGCCATAAGAGAACCTGACAGTATATACTCTTATATGCTGCAGAGTGCAAGAAACCGATACCTGCGGATTCAATATGAAAACAAGCGCAGTAATTACCAGGATAATATGGAACCATATGTGCCAATTGAAGAACAAATAGACTCCCTTGTGGACAAGGAAGAACAAAAAGCATTGAGCGAATGCCTTGAAAATCTTTCTGAAGAGTCACGCAGCTTTATTGATTACTGGCTTTCCTATCCGGATATCCATGCCGGAGACATAGCTGAAGAAATGGGCATCTCAGTCAATAATGTATGGATCCGAAAACACCGCATCGTGAAGAAGCTTGCCGAATGCGTCAAAAAAAAGATTGGAAAAAAAGTGTAAGGATTTACCGGCTGCGTTGTCTACAGGTAAAATGATTAAGAATAAACTATTATGAATAAAATCCCTCCAGGCGATATTGTTAAACAAATCGACGAATATCTGAAAGGACGTCTTGATAAAAAAGAGACGGACGAACTGTGGGAGTACATGCTTGAAAACCCGGAATTTTACAAATATCTCAAAATTCAGGCCGGTTTGCGGAAAAAACAGATGGACGATAAGAATGATCCCGGTAACAAACCCGGAAAAATGGTCAAAGAAGACAAAAAGCCATGGCTTGTCGCACTGGCTGCGGTAATACTGATTACATTGATGTTTAACTTTTTCCGCAGTGGCAATGATGCTGAAATCAATCCCGTTACGGACAGCATCCCGCTTGCCTACCTGATAACTCCGGAAGTCGAACGTTCTTCCGACGAGGCATTATCAGTTCTGGAGAGCCGGTTAATGGATATCTATTTTGATGCCGTTTCCGGATCTGCCGAACATGCAATTGCCCAATATAAAGAATTGTTACCGCAGGCAGACGATACAGAAAAGCAAACTATTTACTACAATCTTGGTGTCCTGAATTTTAACGCGGGCAATTACACCGCTTCAGCCCATGCTCTGGAAAATGTTGGCTGTGAAGCATCTTTTAATAATGTTCGTGCAGACAGGTGTCTTTGGATAAAGATGAACAGTTTCCTGGCTGTTGATGATCGTAATGAAGCAACGGTTTATGCCCAAAAACTGGCTGAAATCAGCAGCTCATATCAGGAAGATGCGATAAATCTTCTGGGGCAGATCAACAGCCAGACAGAAGAATAGGCAAACGGAAAACGATTGTCAGTAATGATTCAGCTTTGAGAGTGTGCTGCGCTTTGTAACCGGGCATTTTCCATAAAAGTATGCTGAACGCCTTGATCCGCTTGCTCTTCCGGGGGTGCGGCCGGTTTATATTCACCGTTCGGTTTTAGCAGCCATCGTTGCCTTTTGTCATCTAAATAGGTCTGCAGCATTCGCCAAAGATAGTTTTTGATTTTTCCATCGGTAACCGGCAGCAAGACCTCGACTCTGGAATCAAGATTTCTTTTCATCCAGTCGGCAGAACCAATATAGTACAGGGCGTCTCCGCCATTGCTGAAATAGTACACTCTTGAATGCTCCAGAAACCGTCCAATCACCGAATGTACTCTGATATTGTTTCCTGTTCCCTTGATTCCGGTTTTCAGCCGGCAAACACCTCTGACTACCAGGTCAATTTTCACACCGTTTTCTGCAGCTGCATACAATTCTTCAATAATACCCGGGTCTTCCAGGCTGTTCATTTTTGCAATAATTTGGGCCTTAAATCCTTTGGCTGCCAAATTTCTTTCATGTCTGATGCGCTTTGTCATTTCCATCCGCAAATAGTGAGGTGCCACCAGCATCGTGCTGTATGTCTGGCCCGGGGAATAGCCTGTCAGAAAATTGAACAGATTGGTCGCATCTTTACCGACCTGATCATCAGCGGTGAAAAGGCCCAGATCTTCATAAAGCTGAGCTGTTTTGGGGTGATAATTACCCGTTCCAACATGCACATATCTGCGGATAACATCCGCCTCCCGTCTGACAATTACTGTCAGCTTTGAGTGTATTTTCAGCCCGGCAAGTCCATAGGCAACATGAGCACCGGCCTTTTCAAGCTTATGTACCCATTCAATGTTTCTCTGTTCATCAAAACTTGCCTTCAACTCAACCAGAACGGCAACCTGCTTGCCGTTTTCTGCAGCACGTATAAGCGCATGCATGTGTGGTGAATCATCGGATGTCCGGTACAGTGTCTGCTTTATCGACAGTACCTCAGAGTCATCTGCCGCTTCATGGACAAACCGCTCCACCGAGGTTGCAAAGCTATGATAGGGGTGATGTACGAGGATGTCTGACTCTCTTATGGAATCAAAAAATGACGAAGTATCGTTTTCCGCTTCACGGCTGAAAGCAGGATGGGTAACCGGTGTCCAGGGTTCATACCTGAGGTGATCAAATCCTTCGATATCAGCAAGTTCCGTAAACTCCGAAAGCCCTACAAGTCCGTCTGCCTCAAAAATATCATCATCCGAAATATTAAGATTATCAGTGAGCAGGTTTTTTATATGATCCGGTGTCTTTCGCTCAACTTCCAGGCGTACGGGTTGTGCAAACCGCCGTTCCCGCAACTCCTCCTCAATCATTTCAAGGAGATCTTCAGCATCTTCCTTGTTTTTTTCAATATCTGAGTTCCGTGTAACTCTGATTACATGCGATGAAATGATTTCAGCTCCTGTAAAAACTTCCTGAAGGCGGCAGCGTATCAGATCTTCCAAAGGCAAAAGCACCGCCTCTCCTTCCCGGTCCTCTGTTTCCCGTCTCATATTGCCAGGTATACGAATCCAGCGGGAAATATTGTCGGGCACCTTTACTCTTGCAAACAATTGTTCATTTGTAGCCGGGTTTTGAAGCTCAACAATCAAAGAACGGCTTTTGCTGGAAATAAACGGAAACGGGTGAGACTCATCAATAGCCAGCGGCGTCAGCACCGGATAGACTTGCCGGTAAAAAAAATCGTCGGCATACTTTTTTTGTCCGTCATCCAGATCATCAAAAGAAACAATGAAAACACCATTGTCCTGCAGTTTGGGGAGCAACTCTTTTTCGAAAGTTTTTCTTATAACCTTATCCAGGCCCTTAACCTGTTTGCTGATCATCTTCAGCTGACTGGCCGGAGTTTTTCCATCCAGGGATCGTTTATAAACCCCTGCCATCACCTGGCGTTTCAGTCCCCCCACACGCTTCTGATAAAATTCATCCAGATTACTGGAAACAATACCTATAAAGCGAACCCTTTCAAGCAGCGGGTTTCTGCTGTCAAGTGCTTCATTCAAGACCCTTTTGTTAAACTGAAGCAAGCTGAATTCGTAATTATGAAAAAGGTCGGGGTCTCTTTTCAGTCTTTTTTTATTCTTGCCCTTGCCATTTTTTTTAATGACAACTGACTGGCTGCTTTCCGGCAAATTCGTGTCTTCGGCCATATTCCTTCAATACATTTCAGTTTCTTAATTGCAAATTACAATATACCAACAGTATACCAATGGGTGTATCTTTTCGTAATACTGCCCGGCAAACTTGCAGACAGACATTAAACGTTAGTCATAAAAACGAATTATGGCAATTGTACCCCTGCGCTAGTTATTTTACGACCGTCAATCAATAACACCGAAAACCGAAAAAGTGTGGCAAACCCCCTTCTGAATGCAAACGACCGGGATTCCGGTTTCGAACAACAGATACGCCCATCCAGGCTTCAGGATTTCATCGGTCAGAAAAAAATCATTTCCAATCTGGAAGTATTCATCAAGGCCGCCCGGAACCGCGGTGACGCCCTTGACCATGTGATCCTTTCCGGTCCCCCGGGACTCGGCAAGACCACCCTGGCTCATATCATAGCAGAAGAAATGGGGGTTCAGATTAAACCCACAACAGGTCCTGTACTTGAAAAACCGGGTGATCTGGCAGGAATGCTGACCAATCTGGAAAAAGGAGATGTCCTTTTTATCGATGAAATCCACAGGCTGAACCCCATAGTTGAGGAGTACCTGTATTCAGCAATGGAAGACTTTAAGCTGGATATTGTAATAGACTCGGGACCAAGTGCCCGCAGCGTTCAAATCGATCTGATGCCTTTTACACTGATTGGCGCCACTACCCGAAAAGGATTGCTGACATCTCCGTTGCGTGCCCGCTTCGGAATCGATTTAAGGCTGGATTACTACGATACAGAACTGCTTCAGCACATTGCCGTACGATCTGCCGGGATTCTCGGTCTGAACATTACAGACGAAGGCGCCTATGAGCTTGCCAAAAGAAGCAGAGGAACTCCCAGAATTGTAAACCGGTTGCTGCGAAGAACCCGGGATTTTGCCGAAGTAGACGGCAAAAGCAAAATTGATGACAAAATTGCCGACAAAGCATTGAACGCTCTTGATGTTGACCCCCGGGGACTGGACGAAATGGACATCCGGATTCTGAACAGTATCATCGAAAACTACAAAGGCGGGCCTGTGGGACTCGGTACCCTTGCTGTAGCCGTCGGTGAGGACAAGGGTACGATAGAAGAAGTATATGAACCATTTTTGATTCAAGAGGGTTTTCTGCAGCGTACACCAAAAGGGCGGATCACCACTCAAAAAGCCTTTGAATACCTCGGTATTTCCCTGCCCGGCAGAAACGATTTATTCCAGTAACAGGGCCGGCTTCATTAAATGGCGCTTTTTAGAATAGCCGCTCTTTTTTGTATCTTTGGCAGCTAATCAACAATAATCAGCAACCACGTACTTTTTCGATAAAAGCCCATGAAAAAACTTTTTACTTCTGAATCGGTATCCGAGGGACACCCGGACAAAGTTTGCGACCAAATTTCCGATGCCATTCTTGATGCCATGCTTGAGCAGGATCCCGATTCACGAGTGGCGGTTGAAACCCTTGTAACAACCGGTTTGGTGGTGGTGTCCGGCGAAGTTACCACAAAAGCATATGTTGATATACAGGAACTGGTCAGGGATGTCATACGTGAAATCGGTTATACAAAACCGGGGTACCGGTTCGATGCGGAATCTTGCGGCGTGATGGTCACCATTCACCAGCAGAGTCCGGATATTGCCATGGGGGTAGATAAACTTGGCGCCGGTGACCAGGGTATGATGTTCGGTTTTGCCACCAAAGAAACTGACACCTTAATGCCCATGTCGCTCCAGTATTCACACAATCTGGTCCGCGAACTGGCAGAAATCCGGAAAAAAACAGATCTGATGCCCTACCTGCGTCCGGACAGCAAAAGCCAGGTAACAGTCGAGTATGACGAAAATAACCATCCGCTTCGCGTGCATACCATTGTCGTCTCCACTCAGCATGATGATGATATCACCCAGGATAAAATTAAGGAAGACATCAGGAAACACCTTATCCCAAGAGCAATCCCGGGTAATCTTGTGGACGATGAAACCATTATTCATGTGAACCCCACCGGAAATTTTGTCATTGGTGGGCCGCATGGTGATACCGGTCTGACCGGCCGCAAAATTATTGTAGACACTTATGGTGGCCATGGAGCACACGGTGGCGGTGCCTTTTCCGGAAAGGATGCTTCCAAAGTGGACAGAAGTGCCGCATATGCCGCCCGTCACATTGCAAAAAATATTGTTGCAGCTGACCTGGCTGATGAGTGCCTTATTCAGCTCGCTTATGCCATTGGAATTGCCGAACCAGTCTCCATTTCTGTAGATACTTTTGGTACAGGAAAAATCAGTGATGTCAAACTGACAAAACTGATCAGAGATAACTTTGACTGCACACCAGAAGGAATCATTAATCGTTTCGGATTAAAGAGACCCATTTTCAAAAAATCGGCTGCCTACGGTCATTTCGGGCGTGACGAGTTTCCATGGGAGAAACTTGATTACGTCGATAAACTGAAGGCACAGGCAGCTTCCTGATCTGAAACCTTTTTTCATAAATGCTGCAGTACATAAAGGGTTATCCGGTTTACGGTGTTCATGATGACAATACCATCCGGCAATTTCTTGATGTGGCAAGCCGGGCTGAGTATGGTGCATTAATGGCCGATGGTCATGTGGGCTATGTGATGCCCATCGGCGGTGTTGCTGCCTACAAAAACAAGGTCTCACCTGTTGGCGTAGGTTTTGATATCGGTTGCGGCAACCTTGCCGTACGGCTGGACTTGCACGTGAACGATCTCAGCCTCGATCCTTTGCTGGATCGCATCGAGAAGCATATTTCTTTTGGTCTTGGTCAAAAAAACCCGGATGCACCGAAAGATCATCCGCTTTTTGACAGCGATGACTGGAAAGCGTACGGACCGGAATCCCGCATTGCCGATCTCAGGAAACTGGCCAGAGAGCAGCTTGGTACGGTCGGTTCCGGGAACCATTATGTTGATATCTTTTCGGATGAGGACGGCAGGGTATGGATCGGCGTACATTTCGGAAGCCGCGGACTGGGTCACAAAACAGCTACGGGATTCATAAACCTGTCCCAGGACCGCCCCTGGGATGTCAGAGCCGTTGAGAAAGAGGTCCTTCTGGATCTTGACAGCGACCTTGGGGATCGTTACTACCGTGCGATGCGTCTTTCAGGGGAGTACGCCAAAGCGGGGCGGGAATGGGTATGTGATGAAGTTGCAAAGCTCGCTGGCGCGAATATCACTGAAAAGGTGCACAACCACCACAATTATGCATGGAAAGAGAAGCATGCAATAGAAGACAAATCTGACCGCGATAGTAAAATTTCGCCTGTCCACGACCCGGAATCTGATAATCGCACAAACGGAAATCCGAAGCAATTCCGGACAAATATTCAAAAACAAAAATATGTGGTCATCCGAAAAGGAGCAACTCCGGCATTTCCGGGCCAGCAAAGCTTTGTAGGTGGAAGTATGGGCGATCCTTCCGTCATTCTGGAAGGAACGGACAGTGATGAGAGCAGGGGTGCATTGTACTCGACTGTTCACGGAGCCGGACGTGTCATGTCGAGGCGGAAGGCCGCCGGAAAGTACAGAGGCCGAGGTAAAAAGCGAAAACAGGTAAAAGCCGGAGAAGTCACTCCTGCCATGATGAAAGAGTGGTTGTCAAAAAAAGGCGTAAAACTGAGGGGCGGCGGACTCGACGAGTCACCGCATGTGTATCGCAGATTGACCGATGTGCTCAATTACCATCAGAATACCATTCAGATCAAACACTGGCTCAAACCACTTGGGGTTGTTATGGCCGGTCCCGATGTTTACGACCCGTTTCGTGACTGATCAATTTTCTCTTGATTAACAGCATTTATTGTTTTACCAATTACCTTCGGGATTCACAGGTCATATTTCACCACCTTAACTACGTAACTGTGTTCAATTACGTATTTGCACAACGTGTTGAAAACGGTG contains the following coding sequences:
- a CDS encoding segregation and condensation protein A; its protein translation is MYRVQLQNFEGPLDLLLFFIKRDELDIYDIPISYITEQFLDYIRFLDELDLGVASEFIYMASTLMAIKAKMMLPEPEGEEDEFGEEDPRYELVQALLEYKRYKEVAEDMYDLDKKARFSYNRGFTEPDHVEAEQKGEALRDVSLIDIMAAFKNVMKSVTTEHYHDVQRFETDIETQSDYVISQLRKHGKSSFKQLCAGMTSRIYVVVTFLAILELLKESQLKLYITESLTEFYLELPSPDELQGPARSA
- a CDS encoding M28 family peptidase, which gives rise to MLFLQNPAFSTLQEHGNEPASSEDSISLSQLKYHLNVLAQDSLKGRGTAQEGARLASRYLVDFYSRDTFSGLEGFELHRQTFTLESKMWEDVKYSLYINEDPDTPAVYQSRIAESVSSNNEPGLFFPLHGGSENVKSPVVFAGFGPGDHSYRIADDSDAGFRDKWVLMFEPSGSGLKRNDSDEFMSRSDMVSKMVNRHGAAGVMFISEKSIEKWEVLYETMKQQLPRPLAIRKPEQRFRHAERPAGTAVSVHPGVAKDILGLDNRQQLDSLRAYWKEPETTAEAEMTGHIFRNHPEINRREIEEENIIAVLPGHDEDASDDAVIISAHYDHLGLGEPDDRNDIVYSGADDNASGTAVIMELARTLAASSHAGNPHDRTLIFLHAAAEEWGLFGARYYAENPIYDLDNTITSINVDMVGAVDERHAGNPDEPYVYVIGGGMVSRELQRMLEETNQSGDQQQIKLDEHYNDPSHPKMLYRRSDQWAFGERGIPFVFFFSGLHDHYHRPSDTAERISWTQLNERAGFIYEFVRNMAQDGDIPRMKNERPDIPSMRSR
- a CDS encoding CDP-alcohol phosphatidyltransferase family protein translates to MTETRNIDGKIIPVKDEVFTIANAISLSRALIAIPILFLHHASGKEANWLIVAIIAYAFISDYLDGYFARKFNQVTEFGKVADPLADKICGIILFLYGVIIDIIPVFFVVILLLRDGLILVGSLMIKRKRGKYAMSVMSGKVAVNVLAIYWIVAFFFPEREETIAFLMWLSVILLIYSLGSYVHRYVMIQKKGAEFN
- a CDS encoding sigma-70 family RNA polymerase sigma factor, yielding MSNRLTEEEIKKQEDFNAEIMPHIDATYNYALRLTTDPNDAEDLLQDSIVKAFRFFNSFQKGTNARAWLYRIVKNSYINNYRKASRQPPKVDYDEVATYYETIRSEQSDTTDLQARFYRSEYDDDFKKALDELPEDFRTPLLLCDVEDFTYEEIANMLDVPIGTVRSRLHRGRSLLKEKIKDIAKKRGYLKN
- a CDS encoding RNA polymerase sigma factor, translating into MDYTKLVTAIKKGSGDEFRVLYTDTFKILCSYLRSTMRADHQDAEDCAQHAIMNAVERIQSNAIREPDSIYSYMLQSARNRYLRIQYENKRSNYQDNMEPYVPIEEQIDSLVDKEEQKALSECLENLSEESRSFIDYWLSYPDIHAGDIAEEMGISVNNVWIRKHRIVKKLAECVKKKIGKKV
- a CDS encoding NUDIX domain-containing protein produces the protein MNAKESDNSLFEKTIKSDKIFSGTLLHVYKDQVLLPDGKQSGREWIDHPGAAAILPVFQNGDVQLVRQYRYPLKQDFLEVPAGKIDSGEDPFVTARRELHEESGVSAGQWVSLGAFHPCIGYTNEVIYLYLAWDLELSANHVDADEFLAPVRVPFYQAVNAVHAGDITDGKSIALLLKAEKWWQQNAPFKISAS
- the ftsY gene encoding signal recognition particle-docking protein FtsY, which codes for MGLFDKLGFGKKEEKLQEGLEKTRSGFLDKISKTLVGKDKVDDEVLDDLEEVLITSDVGVKTTLEVIRRIEERVARDKYVSSSELQNILREEITDLLIENEPGRPAEFDADLSNKPHVIMVVGVNGVGKTTTIGKLSHMYKEAGKNVMLGAGDTFRAGAVEQLKIWSERAGVTLIQQGQGADPAAVAFDTVASAKSKGADVVLVDTAGRLHNRKALMSELGKIKRVMGKVVEGAPHEVLLVLDASTGQNAMQQAKAFTEVVDVTGLALTKLDGTAKGGIVIGISHEMSVPVKYIGVGEKIEDLQVFERAGFVNALFSRQSKDN